From the genome of Leptolyngbya sp. 'hensonii', one region includes:
- the rplV gene encoding 50S ribosomal protein L22: protein MAVSSSEEVKAVARYIRMSPHKVRRVLDQIRGRSYREALIILEFMPYRACEPVLKVLRSAVANAEHNVGLDPTRLTVTTAYADQGPSLKRFRPRAQGRAYQIRKPTCHITVAVSQNEEE, encoded by the coding sequence ATGGCTGTTAGTAGTTCAGAAGAAGTAAAAGCAGTTGCCCGATATATTCGCATGTCCCCCCATAAGGTACGGCGGGTACTGGATCAGATTCGAGGGCGTTCCTATCGGGAGGCCCTGATTATCCTGGAGTTTATGCCGTATCGGGCCTGTGAACCCGTGCTGAAAGTTCTGCGATCGGCGGTAGCCAATGCTGAACATAATGTTGGCCTCGATCCAACCAGGTTAACTGTGACGACAGCCTATGCTGATCAGGGGCCTAGTTTGAAACGATTTAGGCCAAGGGCTCAGGGGCGGGCTTATCAAATTCGCAAGCCAACTTGCCATATCACCGTGGCTGTTAGTCAGAACGAGGAAGAGTAA
- the rpsS gene encoding 30S ribosomal protein S19 yields MSRSLKKGPFVADHLLTKVERLNAKGEKQVIKTWSRASTILPQMIGHTIAVHNGRQHMPVYVTEQMVGHKLGEFAPTRTFKGHAKSDKKARR; encoded by the coding sequence ATGTCCCGTTCCCTAAAAAAAGGTCCATTCGTTGCTGATCACCTATTGACTAAGGTGGAACGGCTGAATGCAAAAGGTGAAAAGCAGGTGATTAAAACCTGGTCTCGTGCTTCCACTATTCTGCCTCAAATGATTGGGCATACGATTGCTGTCCATAACGGACGTCAGCATATGCCTGTTTATGTTACCGAGCAAATGGTGGGGCACAAGTTGGGTGAATTTGCACCCACTCGTACATTCAAGGGGCATGCCAAAAGTGATAAAAAGGCCCGTCGATAA